TTCTTGTTTTTTTGACCATTTTTTGAAAAAGCTTATTATTTATACAATTCTATATCTTTTTAATTCTCCTTTATATGGGTCTAGCCTTTTGTGCCTACAATATTAAAAGAATGATAAATATATTAGGAAATAAAGAATTAATCAAGAGGTTAAGGGAGTGGGCCTCTTTATCTTTTCAACTATATAGACGTAATTTTCTATTTATGCCTAAAATAAAAGCTTTTTAACTTCATTTATGCTTTTATTTAGCTGGTATTCACACACTCTGACGTCCCGCAGGTTTCCAAATTCATGAACCTTAGGGCGACTGCCCTTAGGCTCATGAATTTGGATGAAACGACAGGAGCGGAATCGGAAGCCTTGCTGTTTTTTTACTTTTTAATGATAATTAAATATGTTTTTAATATATTCATTACGAATATCTCTATAAATATAAAAATCTGAATCAACAGATATTATTTCTTTAATATCCTCTGTTTCAGAAAGAATAATTAAAGTAGCATCTGCAAAGTCCATGGGGACATCTGAGTACTTTTCTGAAAGATAAATTATTCTTGAAATATCTTCTGTAGATATCTCTTTAATTTCTAAAGCTCCTCTTTTAATCCATTTCAACAAATTCATTTGTGTATCAACACTAAAATTTAACATGTGCAGTGTTTCTGTAATTACTGGCCATGATGTATATAGTCGACCTTGATATTTTTTTATAAACTCTTTTATTGGTACATGAAATTTATCATCTTTATCAAACAAAGCTATCAAAGGCCCTGCGTCAATGAGACATCTTTTCATTTATTTTTTCTCTCACTTTCTTCTTATATGATTTAGATAAATCACCTTTACCACTTCCGTGCTTACCAAATAACTCTTCCCCTAAGTCATAGGGATTTCGTTTTTTTTCATGACCAATAATATATTCATTTAGAGCTTCTTTAATAATATCTGACTTGGTAACATTTTCTTGCTTAGATAATAATTCTAATTTCTCTTCTAATTCTTTTGATAATCTTACACTAATCATAAATCAACACCTCCGTAATACATATTGTATTACATTTAAACTGAATTGTCAATATTTTTATTTTTTAGAAGTTCAAACTAAACCCTCTAGCAAAATAACGTCTAACGTCCCGCAGGTTTACGAAGTTGATGAGCCTTAGCGCGACCGCCCTTACCGAATCAATTTGGGTGGAACGACGGTAGGAGTGGAACCGTAAACCTTGCTGTTGAACAAAACTGCTGACGCAGTGGCTTTTTTTATCAAAATCATAAAAGAGTTGCTATAGCTAATAGCAGAATTATTAAAGTACAAAATCACCAAGTTACCTTTAGATATAAAGACTACCAAAGACAATGGTAAGACTAAGTTTATGACTCTTGATGTTCTTGAGTTTATTAGAAGGTTTCTTATGCATATCTTACCTAAGAAATTTAAAAAGATCCGTTATTTTGGTATTATGGCTAGCAGAAACCGTAAGAATAAACTGCTTTTATGTAAGAAACTAACAAGGACTAAAATAATTGAGTATCTCAGATTAACAACAGATCAGCTTATTGAAAAATTAGGTCTAGAAACTAAAAAATGTCCTATTTGTGGTTGTAATAAATTTGTTATGAAAAATGAGTTCCCTAAAACTTTTAAAGATCCACCTGATATACTTTTACATTTTTATAAAAATTAATTTTATGGGGAGGGGGAAATTGCAGCCCTCGCATGTCATTTTTTAGTTTATTTTCTTTTTATTTCTTGAAGTTTTATTAGCTTGTTGAAGTATTTTTAGTTTTTCAATAAAAGAGATCTTATTAAAACCCCATAGAACTACTGCTTAAGCACCGCAGCTTCGTTCAACAAAGTATTTCCTCAATTGTATCTCATAATAACTCATTATTTTATAGCTCAAAGTTAGATTAATAATTAATCGATTTGGGCTTTCTTTTTATCTCAATTGCGGAAATACTCCTGATTTGTTATGTGATGTATGCTGCCAAGCAGGACAGATTGGGAGGTCCGAGGAGGGCCCCGATCTGTCCTGCGCTTTACCCGCATTGTTACCTACTTTATTTTTTCTTATCATAAAAAAATAAAACAATTAATTTAGTTTGCTTGCTATATATTTTTGTTTAACTACCTTTTAGATTCAATTTCAACCAATTCTTTATACTAGAAATATTCATTTCAAACTCCTTAAATAACACCACTTCCATAGTATTTTTTGTATATATAATTTTGTCAGATTCAAACACTTTAGGTAAATAAATCATTTGTTAGCCTTAGACACATTACATTCTCTGTTCTTATCTACATCCAAAACAATCAACTTCGATTGTGGGTCCTTCTTATAATCAATAGTTTTCCATTCTTAAATGGCGAAATAAATCAAATCCTGAGACCATAAATAATCATTCCCCAAATTCGTCCTTCAATACAAATATCACTAATTACCATCGAATAATTAGCAGGACCAAATCTAATTTCCAATATTTTAAGAAATACTGTATTAGATTATTTGGTAACTTGCTAACGATTTGATCCACTAACTTCTCTCCTTTTTTACTTTTTTTATATCAACTTTATTTATTCTGATAAATATTCTTTATATTTTTTCAAATTAAATTTCTAATTCAAAAAATTTATAAATCATAACATTTTTAATTAATTGCTAGATAATAATATTACTGCCATTTATCGTTTTTATAATGACCTTCAACAAAAATATAAATACCAACAGATAAAACAACACAAGAAAACAATACCATCCAAGCAATATCCCATTGATATCTACTATTAATAAATTTTTCAACATAATTTCCAGTTGTATATGAATATGTACCAGCTCTAGGTAATAAAGCAATAGCTATATTGAAAACAGCAACATTAAAACAAAACAATAAAATAATTAATTTCTTTTGCATTTTTTATCTCACTCCCATTAATTTTTTTAAAAATAATTCTACTGTGGAGTCAAAAAAGTAGGAGGTCCGAGGAGGTGCCTGCTTTTTCGATTTAAACCCTCGAATGTTTTTTACTCTTACATATTCAACAGTCTGCAGCATATTTGTCGAGTAGAAGGCACCTTGCGATGCCGAACCCTCACAGATCCGGACAGG
This genomic interval from Halanaerobiaceae bacterium ANBcell28 contains the following:
- a CDS encoding pilus assembly protein encodes the protein MKRCLIDAGPLIALFDKDDKFHVPIKEFIKKYQGRLYTSWPVITETLHMLNFSVDTQMNLLKWIKRGALEIKEISTEDISRIIYLSEKYSDVPMDFADATLIILSETEDIKEIISVDSDFYIYRDIRNEYIKNIFNYH
- a CDS encoding ribbon-helix-helix protein, CopG family, whose translation is MISVRLSKELEEKLELLSKQENVTKSDIIKEALNEYIIGHEKKRNPYDLGEELFGKHGSGKGDLSKSYKKKVREKINEKMSH
- a CDS encoding transposase — translated: MTKLPLDIKTTKDNGKTKFMTLDVLEFIRRFLMHILPKKFKKIRYFGIMASRNRKNKLLLCKKLTRTKIIEYLRLTTDQLIEKLGLETKKCPICGCNKFVMKNEFPKTFKDPPDILLHFYKN